CTGAGAAGTCGTCATCAAAGCCAGGTCCCTGACTATGTTTGCCGACATTTTAACCGCTATGTCTCCGCTTTTCACAGAAGGTTCGTATCTCATGTCAAAACTATCGAAAGACATGTCCATTTCGCCAATCAGCCTGAGAATGTTCTCTTTAAGAACATTTATGATCTTGCCCCTTTCACACACCAGATATTCTCCGTAAAGAGAAAGCATTTTATCCCAGTAAGCGACTTCAGAATTGTTGCTTTCTTTGTTTCTTATTCTTTCAAGAAGAGCGTTTCTCTGTCGCAGAGTCTTGTTGTACCATCTCAGCGACTTCAAATATTCGCCGTCAACCGAAGAAAGGAGTATGTCTAATGCCCTGCGCCTCTGAGATGATCCTTGAGCGATGACGTCGGCATCTTCAGGAGAAAAAGGAATCACGGCAAGTTCGCCTATCAGGTCGGATTTCTTTTCAAGCTTTATATCGTTTTTCCTGAATTCTTTTTTTCTGTCAGAATATTTAATGCCGAGCGTTGTCTCTTTCTCTTTTTTTTCAAACGTTACGGATACGGCAAAACCCGTTGAAGAAAATCTGACAAGCTCCTCCTCTGGCGCGTTTCTGATGGATTTTCCGTAAGAAATATAATGCAGAGCTTCTAGCATGTTTGTTTTTCCGCTTCCGTTGTCTCCGTGAAAAAAATTTATTCCTCTATCGAAATTGAGGCTGGCATTTTCAAAATTCCTGAAATTTTTCAGGTGAAGATGTTTTATGAGCAATAATTATTCCTCTTGAAGGAGGTAGACAGGGACGAATATTTCGACACTGTCTATGTCTGACACCGGGAAAAGCCAATCTCCAACCGCAAGTCTTATCAAAGACTGGAGGGTAGAGTCCTTAAGCGTGCATTCATCGAGATTTACGGATTCAACGCTTCCGTTTTTCATCACAAAAAAATGAAGGGTGAAATTTCCGTTTACATCAGGATTGACATAAAGCCTGCTTTTGTAAAGTTTCGCTATGGTGTCTTTTTGAATATCGAAATAGTATTCAAGAGATTCAGGCGATCTGTTTCCAACAAGTCCGCTTTCCCATCTTATCTCCGGAGTTT
This portion of the candidate division WOR-3 bacterium genome encodes:
- a CDS encoding DNA replication/repair protein RecF, yielding MLIKHLHLKNFRNFENASLNFDRGINFFHGDNGSGKTNMLEALHYISYGKSIRNAPEEELVRFSSTGFAVSVTFEKKEKETTLGIKYSDRKKEFRKNDIKLEKKSDLIGELAVIPFSPEDADVIAQGSSQRRRALDILLSSVDGEYLKSLRWYNKTLRQRNALLERIRNKESNNSEVAYWDKMLSLYGEYLVCERGKIINVLKENILRLIGEMDMSFDSFDMRYEPSVKSGDIAVKMSANIVRDLALMTTSQGPHRDDFIFFLNGLDASKFSSRGQQRLLCFLFRLAEVDIYRNYANEYPVIVIDEAFIELDAKTVLKLEDKLVSYPQVLLASADKGVISEKKVSSFFNISSGYVEKNKKNR
- a CDS encoding AgmX/PglI C-terminal domain-containing protein, with product MKYIYIPVLFIFLFLSCGPKTPEIRWESGLVGNRSPESLEYYFDIQKDTIAKLYKSRLYVNPDVNGNFTLHFFVMKNGSVESVNLDECTLKDSTLQSLIRLAVGDWLFPVSDIDSVEIFVPVYLLQEE